The genomic window ACCTTTTTAATCCTGAGGCACCCCttgtaaaatgccagctctgagctttcacttcttttttgactacagaggAATAATAGAACAGTATTTCTGTTCcaaggaactcagaaagcccacaacaggccacaatgcttttgacactagggatttctctttgaaatctctgggtttatcttgtgaatcatatgccCACCTCACAGTggtagcattgtgtggcaccctgctgcACCCTTGAAAGTATCccaaggtaccccagggtgctgcagccccttggctgagaatcactgctctaagttAAAATAGGAGGTGGACAATGCTAAGAATGCAGTTCATGAATCCACTTGATTCCACTAAGtgagagtttgttttttttaaagttgggaAAAATTGAGGAGTTTTGTTTTGTAGGTCAAATATttgtactttctttttttaacatatttctttttttctctaagGTTtctgggctttttatttttaaaattagatCCAACTGCACAGATTCTTACCTTTGCTGTGCCAAATAACGAGCAGATAATGCTCCAGCACGagtgcatggggttgggggcGAGGGGGGGTCACAGAAGCAGAATATTTCCTCTGAGGAACTCTGATCAAACACAGAACATCCTGCTTCATTTAGGACCACCTCCCCTTTTGATGCTTTTCTTGGTTTATGCCTTGTACTCTGAACTAGAGATGCATAGCACCGGAGGCTAATTGTTGACCTCACAGAACAAGCCATAATTAATTGACTAGACTAGAGTATGTGCACACCACTGCCCTCTATTGGCTGGAACTGAAATATCTTTACTGTGCATCAGAAACTATATTGGTAATTCTATTGCTATATTGCTAATTGCTAACTCCAGGGGTAGAAGTCCGTTCTTTCAGAGCAGCAGGGTCTGCGATCTGTCTCTGTTACATCCACAAATGGCTGTAGTTTGCAACACAACACTGTTGGGGGAAGGTGTCATTTATTAAACATTTGTACCATATTTAGTGCCCTCACTGCTGCATGAGTGCTTACTAACAACAGCAGTGAAATCCTTGGTGGCTGAAGACTTGTGTTACATCAAAGACCTTAAAGAACCAGTTAAAGAGCAGTAGCTGCTCAGGAAGGTATTTTGTTCTTTATTGTTtcttgtgttatttttttaaccatACCTTTCAAAGGGTATGGTGAAGGTTGTTCTTCCGCCACTGAGTTCTGAAGGGAACTGAGCTGGCCCCTGCAGCAAACAAGCCTGGTGTGCTGTTTCATTCAGATGCTACTTCTTGGGCCACCATGCTGGCAGAGGTCTGCCTGAGTTGGCGCTTTGGTTCTATGCAAGATGTGCAGTAGTATAGCTGGAGAACTCTATTAATCTGTTGTCCGTATCACTGCTCTCTGCTGAATAGACCGAGTTCAGGGAGTCATGGCTTCTACATTCCTTGCAACTGAGGCCATAACATTTGTTGTTGTCATCATTATTAAATCCTACATGCCTGTTACCATCCCACTTGGAGCAAAGAACTGGGGTGAGAGGGCACCCATCTGaggttattttgtttttgtttttgttttaaaacaggaGAAAACAACTCCTTCTGGAGGCGTTGAGAGTATCATGGCTGAGATTGGTGAGTTGGGCTAATCAGTGGGAAAACAGCTATAGAAAACGCCTGCTCCAGCTCAGTGTAATCACTTTATATGCCAAGAGTAATGGACAAAATACACATGGCTTTGCTTCCTGCAGCACGAGTGCCTAGGCCTCCCAGCAATAGATTGTGATTTCCTCTCAGTTAGCATAATCTGCTGGACAAATGGATGTTTCTCTGAAGATAGTCATCTGGGGGAGAGTAAGGCCAGAAGGAAGAACTTTGGGAATTCAAGTGTAGTGTTGCCTCTGCTGTGTTGGCCTAGTAAGGATCTGCGTCAAGTGTGCATTCACCTGGGCACAGTGATTCCAGAAAGGTTCTGCTTTCCCTCCATCTTATTCCATCCCATGTCCTTGTAGCCATGCTCAGTAGACAGCTGATCCAAGCCTGTAGTGCTGCTCTATGGTCAACCACTATTAGGTATCAGAATATGGAAATGCTTTGGCTCAAGATTCTGCCTGACTGAGGTGTGAGAGTGCTGAGGTTGTTTGCCTTCACCACGCAGTACCTCGCTGTTCTGCCTGATCTAAAGATGTGTCATTCACTTTTGATCCCAAATAACCTCTAGCCCTTGCAAATGAGTTCTCATTTCAGATGGAAATgctgaagagcacacaccaactgctgaagcttccttagcccaacgaagggtttttgaacccgaaagcttgcttaataactattctccaaccatttgggttggtctaataaaagatatcaaattcacccaaggaaccttgagCCAGGAGACCAACATTACAGAGGAACTAAAAACTGGTTGAATACTGGGGAAAACAACTGTCAGTATTTTGCAAATACTAGAGGCTGAATTTGGTTCAACTGCATCCTAGTTTTTTAGTAGTCACAAAATTTCAAAGCTGATCTGCATTATTAGGATAAAGGTTGGAGCTGGTAAAAATGCCCTTTCgtagggaaaaaattaaaaaatgtaaggACTTGCTTTTCTTAACATTCCCTGTGAGttgttttcaacaaaaaaaagaatcaaaaacACTCTGTGGTTAAAACGGTCAGTTTCCAAAAATTCCAAAATTAGTATGTAAAAAATGTTCAGTGTTGGGTTTCCATATATTTCCTGGACAGTATCTGCAAAACAAATGTCCaccaagaaaaaatgtttttaacaaagACCATTATATGTCAATGGCAGAAAAATTTCAACCAGTTCTGCTGAATGTTTGGCATCATATGCATGTGGAATCCATTGCAGATACATGTTTGACTGTGAAGAAGGGGTTCAAATCTAGCAGTGAATTAGGTAGCTAGTTTTGGAGCTTTATCAGTTCCTATTCTGGATACTTTATAGATACTGTAAAGAAGGCCAGCTGCTCGTGTGTCCCATTCATTGAGTAAAATTTTGAATGTCAATGAATGATTCACCAGAGCCTCACAAAACACATGCAGATATGCTGAATCCTGTTTAATGAATACCATACTACCCAGCAAGCTCTTCAGAGAATTTGTGCTGGGTATGTTAAAGAAGAGGAAGCCTAAGTTATGTGGCTTTCCTCTTCTGCTTAATATTTTTAGCCAGATTCCTCAGGAAAGCCCATTATACAGTTGAAGATTCCCCACCCTTGTGGGAGCTCTGGGAATATACAGTCCTTGCTGGAGGCTTTGAAAGGATGTGGTATATACTATCTCCATTTTGGGTAGGACAAGCTCTGCTGACCTATGTGGAGAGGGAAGCAGATCAGAATGATGGGTCCCTCACCCCTTTGGACTCCAGCATCACAGTGGACATACCTTGGTCTCCCAAGAGCATAAGAACTGTGATTATATCTGCAAGCCTTTAACCCCACCTTTCAAGCATCTGTAGAGTTGGTCTCAATCCTAGCCTCCTAGACCCTTCCTGGGTCTTAGAGGAATGGGAAGGCTGCTGAGATGTAGTGCtctccaaaccaaaccaaaccaaaccaaaccaaaccaaaccaaaccatcctcattaaaatatgaaaagagactgccactttaagggctggagcaggcagcagccaggtgcttgatGATGGTGGCCATTTTGAGACCCAAGATATATATAAGGTGaaccagcagtttgctgctggctgcagtgagAGAGACATCAGCTGACTGAGCTGAGGTTCACAAAATCATAGAGATATGGGCTGgtgctatggggatggaggaggccccaggtcctgggcatgacctaaaagtgcaccctaccagggtagggaggcctggtgggactgccagtggcacagcagccccaggaaatgcgaGTGCAATGAacttccctggtgaaaggcgggtacgGGGTGCCTGAAAACCTCCATCCcccgcacagtcctggctggagaGAGCTCAGAGTAGAGAGAACAGTGAGAGGGCTGAGGTTCATTTGATACAGCAGAGTTGTGAGGGTTAAAAGAAGGGAAGGCACCCAAACTGGGGCAAGGACCCAAGGGGggcaaaagggccaggggcccacaagagagcccagagcaagaggctcaggattccAACTGGCCTGAAGGGCGAGGCCAGGGCCTAGggaggccaaaggtcccagagaggggaccacattCGTAGAGGGTGAAGGGTTACTGGTGaacttagctgcctgggatgcgatctgcgaggcatgggccccAGTGTAGGGAAAGGTCTGGAGCTGGGGAAATCACTTCTAGTCATTGGGGTCTTAAATGGGCATCCTCCCATTTGAATAACATCATAATcttttatcatcaaggcatggcaggagagagagacaggtggttagcccagagacaggtgggcaggccaacatcaAACTGGCCCAGGGAAGGCCCCCTATTACAGGCTATCTACCCAGCTAGCAGGAGCTTCCTGTGAGGTGCAGGCCTTTAAGCAGAAGAAGGATTGTAGGAAGactcctggcctccagcagcagttcACTTGCATCAGTGATTGACATTGCAAGGCCATTTCTTGCATATAGAGAAAGTAGGAGTGGGCAGGAGTTACTGTAGGCTAGGAGTAGCTTATCAACATAGgtatcttctgattttttttttttgatttttttttttgtcctgcttCCAGAACAAGCAGTGCAGGAGACAGGAGACACAGATGTACATATGCGGAGAAGACAGCACCCCACCATTCCCAGGAGGCAACATCAGGGCCAATGGTAAAGACGATTCCTCCTGGGCACACTTTGGGCTATAGTGATCTGTGGCTCTTCCATATGCTTTTTCATGCCCATTTGTACTTGCCATTTCTGCTGATCTCATCCATTTGTTTCTCTGTTACTGATGGAAAGTAGATAAATCTTTTAAAAGATTGACTGCAAGGAAGCTTGCAGCAGCTTAGTGCTGGTATGGCATAGAGGCAGTTTACAGTAGGTGGCAGTGTCAGGTGCGGAAGTAGGGGACAGAGGAAATAAGTTGGAAGGGCAGTGGCATGAAAGTTGGATGTTGAGTATAGCATGCAGTCTGCCATAATTAAAGCATCTGATTTATGTATGTGGCACATAACGTAGTCTCTTTACAAGCAGGGAGCACACACATGGTCATATGTAGTTCCCAATGGGAGCTCTCCCTCCTCTAAACAGGTGACAGGTACTTGCTGGTATCTCAGGTACTATAAAAAAATTGAGATTGAGGAAACAACCATTTTCTCCCTAATACAGGACAGAAGAGAAAGTTTAATCTTCAGTGCTGCGGTTGGTTGATATTTCAGCAAAACATCACTTGGCTTTGATCATTCTTTCTGCCTAtaggcttttctttaaaaatcaggCCCTCATTTCTCAGCTGAGGTACAAAGGGACAGATTCTACTTTTAGGAGCACCAGTGTGAACCTTGTCCCTGAAATGACTCAGGATTTACACCTGGGTAGCTGAGTTCCAAGTCTACTCTAGCACAGTCCCTGTTAAGTCTAGCATACACGTGCTGTGTCACATTCTGTATGATATTCTGTATTACATTGTACATCTCATAATATCATGAGAGACAGGGAGACTATACTTTTAAGGTGAACTGCAAAGAGAACAGATTTATTTCAAATCAAATAAGGGGGCAGTGCTTACCATGTTGGGAGCACTATTGAAACCCAGAAATGCTGTAATACCCAAGCTGATTATTGAGGCCACCTGATCACAACTTTCCCAGCCTTTAAGTAATGGGAAATACTGACCTAAAATTCAACAGGTAAATGTCTCTGTTAAATCCTGAGTTGCACCTTTCCAAACCTTATCCTATTGTCATGTCACTGTCTTTGAAGATTTCCAGCAAAATCAGAGAAATTAAAGATCTGATATGTGGAATAGCAAGAAAATCACTGGAGAAGCAGGGGCTAAAGGGTAGGGGAAAAACACAAAGAAACTCTCAAGCCATTTGTTTATATAAAATAATTGGGAGGAGTTATGCTTCACCTCTTATGCATATACATTCTAAGAATGTTTATAGCATTTCATGATTGTGAGAGCTTGATTtgtgcatgtgcgcatgtgcGCTCTGGTGTGTCTTACATAGAAGACTGTATATCTACATTATACATGTACAGGTACAGTATTCTATGTAAGACGTACatgcatgttggagcagacttgagtaACGTACATGTATGACTATGACCAGTTAAACAGGACTGTAGTGTTGATGGAGTCATATGCTGCTGTTTTCAGCCATTTAGACCTGCTTGTTGCTCATAGTATCACAGTCGTTTTCAGCCTGCTTGTTGCTCATAGTATCACAAATGGTTTATAATATGGTTTGGCTTGGTTCATGCTGGCCAGTCAAGCTGTAGTTAATCCTGTCTAGCTAGAGTCCTGTTTAAATGGTGCACTGAAATGGTTCAGCAAGGTCTATTAAAGAATTAGATTTAAGGGTTCTCTCGCTCCTTCCATCCAATCATAACAAAGTTCAATACAAATACTAACAAATTAAGCCTCCTGTTCCCATGtgaagctgggggctggaggaaaTTCCCCATTTGCACTCAAGGAAACTAAGGCCCTTACAATTGAAGGGGCTGAATGGGCTTctactaaatcaggggtgggcaattattttgggtgaagggccgcttactgagttttggcaagccatcaagggccgcatgacagacagcccagggcagattaatattaattttctaaaatttttaggggccccacgggccagatagaatggctcggcagaccacatctggcccatgggccgcattttgcccgcccctgaactAAATCATCCTAATGGTTTTTGCTACTGAGTACTGTGAAGTGCTTCTGATCCTTTAAGACTGTTGAAGAAGAAGGAAGTTTGACTGTGATTTCATATGTAGAATATAGGGGCCTGCATTTAtctccctggggcttctccattctcagtgggaaactggctgctgGAGGAAGTCAGCTAGAACTGGCCTTTAGGAAGGAAGTCAGCTCTGTCTCCAGGGCCACCAGCACCAAGTGATCTCAATAGCTGAAGTAATCCTCTTGAAACCTACAAAATACCTCCTGGTTTATGATGGCAGACTTTTCCTGGAGTTAAATAACCACAGAGTCAGAAAaggagggaggactgcttgtcATGTTACATGGGCATGGAGCCTTGATTAATAACATCAACCCACACTGATCATATCACTGGAAAGGCTTTGCCAAGTGAGCCTTTCTCCCAAAATGCCATTCACTCAGGAAATTATATATTTACCTACACAAtaatgggctctacattagctgttaccacacaggaaagagatctgggagtcattgtggacagtttgctaaaaataTCAGCTCAGTTTTCAGCAGCTCTCAAAAGGATAAGTAAAATGTTAAGCATTACTAAGaaaggaattgtaaacaaaactgaaagtgtCATTATGTCCCTTTATAAATCCAGGGTACATCTACTCTTTGAagactgtgcccagttttggtccctacacctcaaaaaggatgtagaagaACTAGAGAGGGAAAACAaggatgatggggggggggggggggcttccatatgaggagagactgaagaagcTAGGCCTATTGGGCGCTTTTACatgtgcagtgggggaggggtacATTTTAAttagtggctctgagagccgcaGTAATTAAAGTGCTGTATcatcttgtgtattagtgtcactgtgcttcaaaatggtggtgggagtgcttgaacttgcctccgccaccattttgaagtgcagggacgctgatacatgagacacacgAGGCTCAAGGTAATTATTACACTCCAACAGActctaatcaagtctgctctgatgcactgtaattatagggatttacaaaatactaaatggtgaagagaaagtaaataagaatttattatttactctctctctctcacacaatataaaactagtaggtagtcagtttaaaactaacaaaaggaagttttttcacacagtgtgtaattaaagtgtggaactcattgccacaaaatgttgtggaagctgacagtttagccagagtcaaaaagggattggataaattcttggaggaaagggccattggtagctattgagcatgggagttaggggtacagcctctgaatcaagTGTTGAAGATCAGGGAACTTCAAATCCCTTCTTCCAGGTCTGGTGGCAACTAAATAAGAGGTCCCATAGTGCTTTGCAGAGAGAGCTGAAGTTTATCCCTGATGTTCAGACTACCTGGTAATAATATCTCAGCAGCAAGTGAGCAATTATTGGACAAACAGGCTCAGATTTTCACAGCTGTCTCAGAGATTTGGActctttattttcattaaaacaaTTGGGAATTGGGCATCTACATGCCATACATTGCTTTGAAAACCTGAGCCACAAAGATGGTGGCTTGCTGCAATGAACCCCAGCTGGGCAAAAGTCTGACTTTGGTTTCAGCAGAGTCTGTACTGAAATCCATGGATTTCTTCTGGAGCTACACCAATGTAAATAAGATCAAAACTTAAGCACCAGTGTAGAACTAGTGACTTTGTAAAGTTCTCTGAGCCTGTATCAATGAGAAGGGAACAATATGTAATAAAATGCCCCAGTAGTAGAGTGTGAAAGCAACACCCACCCAATAGGAGTGTGCACAGTGCAGCTCTGTCAAGGGCTGACCAGTTAaatgacacccccccccacagatATTTTTCCTATATATCTTTCTGATTGGTTTCCTGACACTTATTGTTTGTCTGAgcttgttgttttttctttcaggaCTGAAATGACTGGTCAACCTGAGTCTGATAAAATCTAAGGCAGATCCTGGTAAGTATTTCCTGTTGACCTGTTTGACTTTAGCTTACAAAACAGTGCTATGGATTGGAACCAGAACTAGAATAATGGTTCCTCCTTTCTGCATCAGTATCATTTAGACTTATATACTTGCTCTTACCAGGCACCTCTATTAGCATTCCTTCCTGGGGGCTAGCCTCTGAAAGAGGCCATAGGTATTCCCAGATCTCTTCTCTAGGGGTGTAGGAATAGCAGTAACCTCATCTGAACCACCTGCAAAAGGCAGTGAGGGACCAAAAATGATGGCACTGGAGTAAACCCATTGACCTGAACTTTACATAAAGTAGGTCATCATATTTGGTCTTAGGAACTGAGGCCTGACCCAGTTCACAGTGAAGCCTATTGATGAGTCAGAATCAAGTTTATTTGCTACTTCACAGACTATCATTTTTAACAGAGCC from Alligator mississippiensis isolate rAllMis1 chromosome 13, rAllMis1, whole genome shotgun sequence includes these protein-coding regions:
- the LOC109280166 gene encoding uncharacterized protein LOC109280166 → MEKSFEKLTSILFDSEARKREGHHEQKSHHHHRTADAETKDLTGKGPGQSQYQSSQHRVQEKTTPSGGVESIMAEIEQAVQETGDTDVHMRRRQHPTIPRRQHQGQWTEMTGQPESDKI